One genomic region from Stackebrandtia nassauensis DSM 44728 encodes:
- a CDS encoding NAD(P)/FAD-dependent oxidoreductase: MRKTSENDNEQLVDVLVIGGASAGLSGALTLARARRSVVVIDSGKPRNLPAAASHGFLTRDGVAPTELVRLGAEEVAAYGGTVVTDIVTGVSGHNGDFTVTTEAGRSFHARRLLVTTGLSDELPDVPGLWQRWGRDVFHCPYCHGWEVRDQPIGVLDSGPNGVHQALLLRQWSDSVTLFLHRAADPSDEQFAQLAARGITVVDGEVSGLDIVDDQLAGVRLETGTRLPVRALAVAPTFTARAGFLADLGLTTVEHPSGMGDHLAADANGLTAVAGVWAAGTVTDPMANVAMSVGAGARAAVMLNADLMFADVAEAVADTGLAA; the protein is encoded by the coding sequence ATGAGGAAAACAAGCGAGAACGACAACGAACAACTGGTGGACGTGCTGGTGATCGGCGGCGCGTCCGCCGGACTGTCAGGCGCGTTGACCCTGGCGCGGGCCCGGCGCTCGGTCGTGGTGATCGACTCCGGCAAGCCCCGCAACCTGCCCGCCGCCGCGTCGCACGGGTTCCTGACCCGCGACGGCGTCGCGCCCACCGAACTGGTGCGGCTGGGAGCCGAGGAGGTCGCCGCCTACGGCGGCACGGTCGTCACCGACATCGTCACCGGCGTGTCCGGCCACAATGGCGACTTCACGGTGACCACCGAAGCCGGGCGAAGCTTCCACGCCCGGCGGCTGCTGGTGACCACCGGCCTGTCCGACGAACTGCCCGACGTGCCCGGCCTGTGGCAACGGTGGGGCCGTGACGTCTTCCACTGCCCGTACTGCCACGGCTGGGAGGTGCGCGACCAGCCGATCGGCGTGCTCGACAGCGGACCCAACGGCGTGCACCAGGCGCTGCTGCTGCGGCAGTGGTCGGATTCGGTGACGCTGTTCCTGCACCGGGCGGCTGACCCGTCCGACGAACAGTTCGCGCAACTGGCCGCGCGCGGCATCACCGTAGTCGACGGCGAGGTCTCCGGACTGGACATCGTGGACGACCAGCTGGCGGGAGTGCGGCTGGAAACCGGAACCCGGCTACCGGTGCGGGCCCTGGCCGTCGCGCCGACGTTCACCGCCCGCGCCGGGTTCCTGGCCGACCTGGGCCTGACCACCGTCGAGCACCCCTCCGGCATGGGCGACCACCTGGCCGCCGACGCGAACGGGCTCACCGCGGTCGCGGGCGTGTGGGCGGCGGGCACCGTCACCGACCCGATGGCCAACGTCGCGATGTCGGTGGGAGCCGGAGCCCGGGCCGCCGTCATGCTCAACGCCGACCTGATGTTCGCCGACGTCGCCGAGGCCGTGGCCGACACCGGCCTGGCCGCGTGA
- a CDS encoding helix-turn-helix domain-containing protein, protein MVGVEELDEVLTAVGPRLRELRRQRNVTLARLAEATGISESTLSRLESGARRPNLELLLPLAKVYGVPLDELVGAPTTGDPRVHLRPVHRGGMTFIPLTRRAGGIQSYKMVIPGDTSGREPDLKTHEGYEWMYVLNGRLRLLLGDKDLVLNPGEVAEFDTHVPHWLGAAEDAPVELLILFGQQGERAHLRARSR, encoded by the coding sequence ATGGTGGGTGTGGAGGAACTGGACGAGGTACTGACCGCCGTCGGCCCCCGGCTGCGGGAGCTGCGGCGGCAGCGCAATGTGACGTTGGCCCGGCTCGCCGAGGCGACCGGCATCTCGGAGAGCACGCTGTCGCGGTTGGAGAGCGGGGCGCGGCGGCCGAACCTGGAGTTGTTGCTGCCGTTGGCGAAGGTGTACGGGGTGCCGTTGGACGAGTTGGTCGGCGCGCCGACGACGGGTGATCCGCGGGTGCATCTGCGGCCGGTGCATCGGGGTGGGATGACGTTCATCCCGTTGACGCGCCGGGCCGGGGGCATCCAGTCGTACAAGATGGTCATTCCCGGTGACACCTCGGGCCGGGAGCCGGATCTGAAGACACACGAGGGCTACGAGTGGATGTATGTCCTCAACGGACGGTTGCGGTTGTTGTTGGGCGACAAGGATCTGGTGCTCAATCCGGGCGAGGTGGCTGAGTTCGACACCCATGTGCCGCACTGGCTGGGCGCCGCCGAGGACGCGCCGGTGGAGCTGCTGATCCTGTTCGGACAGCAGGGAGAGCGGGCGCACCTGCGCGCCCGCTCCCGCTGA
- a CDS encoding SAM-dependent methyltransferase, with product MHTHDSTEQPPSPEAFWEERYRSRDRVWSGRPNPVLVDTVADVEPGTVLDLGCGEGGDAVWLASKGWRVTSVDISGTAIARTLDNAKAAGVGDRVRGERHDLAETFPDGAFDLISAQFLQSPLEFPRELVLRRAAHALNPGGLLLIVDHGAAPPWSDHKDHYFPSATEVHEGLDLDPDEWRAERVGSAERDATGPDGQTGVLIDNVIAIRRRGD from the coding sequence ATGCACACACACGACAGCACCGAACAACCGCCGAGCCCCGAAGCGTTCTGGGAGGAGCGGTACCGCAGCCGCGACCGGGTCTGGTCCGGCAGGCCCAACCCCGTCCTCGTCGACACCGTGGCCGACGTCGAACCCGGAACCGTCCTCGACCTGGGCTGCGGCGAAGGCGGCGACGCGGTGTGGCTGGCGTCGAAGGGCTGGCGCGTCACCTCCGTCGACATCTCCGGCACCGCGATCGCCCGCACCCTCGACAACGCCAAGGCCGCCGGAGTCGGCGACCGGGTGAGAGGCGAACGCCACGACCTCGCCGAGACCTTCCCCGACGGTGCTTTCGACCTCATCTCGGCCCAGTTCCTGCAATCCCCGCTGGAGTTCCCCCGCGAACTGGTGCTGCGCCGCGCCGCCCACGCCCTCAACCCGGGCGGGCTGCTGCTGATCGTCGACCACGGCGCCGCCCCACCGTGGTCCGACCACAAGGACCACTACTTTCCCAGCGCCACCGAGGTACACGAGGGCCTCGACCTCGACCCGGACGAATGGCGGGCCGAACGCGTCGGCAGCGCCGAACGCGACGCCACCGGCCCCGACGGCCAGACCGGGGTCCTGATCGACAACGTCATCGCCATCCGCCGACGCGGCGATTGA